A region from the Vicingaceae bacterium genome encodes:
- a CDS encoding acetyltransferase, translating to MPLPVLYGISDFMYFVLFYLIKYRRQVVRKNLISCFPEKSLKEIEQIEKKYYKHLSDLIVESLKSFKISKTQLKNRIKFNNPDFFRDILKQYSRVIVVMGHTGNWEWAGLLMGLSSPAKHFTVYRPIKNSLFDRLMYDMRSSTGTIPVPMQMIGRYYLETQEPSVFTFIADQNPPKESASWHNFFGKETAFFRGYEKLALKKSAAVVFVYICKIKRGNYEIFCEKLPPNKSYSGSFAELLEKSIRRQPYNWLWSHKRWKYTRN from the coding sequence TTGCCTTTACCTGTTTTATATGGCATCTCGGACTTCATGTATTTTGTATTGTTTTATTTAATAAAATACCGAAGACAGGTAGTTAGAAAAAACCTAATTAGCTGTTTTCCAGAGAAATCATTGAAAGAAATTGAACAAATAGAAAAAAAATATTACAAGCATCTTTCAGATCTGATAGTGGAAAGCTTGAAATCGTTTAAAATTTCAAAAACACAACTCAAAAATAGGATTAAATTTAATAATCCTGATTTTTTCAGAGATATTTTAAAGCAATATTCGAGAGTTATTGTTGTAATGGGGCATACGGGAAATTGGGAGTGGGCCGGTTTATTGATGGGCCTGAGCTCGCCGGCCAAACATTTTACAGTTTACCGTCCTATTAAAAATTCACTTTTTGACCGTTTGATGTATGATATGCGATCATCAACCGGAACAATCCCTGTACCAATGCAAATGATCGGACGTTATTACCTGGAAACTCAAGAACCTTCCGTATTTACTTTCATAGCTGATCAAAATCCCCCAAAAGAAAGTGCTTCGTGGCATAATTTCTTTGGAAAAGAAACGGCTTTCTTCCGTGGTTATGAAAAACTGGCCCTTAAAAAATCTGCTGCGGTGGTTTTTGTTTATATTTGTAAAATTAAACGAGGGAATTATGAAATCTTTTGTGAAAAATTACCTCCAAATAAATCATATTCCGGATCTTTTGCCGAGTTGTTGGAAAAAAGTATACGGCGTCAACCATACAATTGGTTATGGTCTCATAAGCGTTGGAAATATACTCGCAATTAG